A portion of the Candidatus Binataceae bacterium genome contains these proteins:
- a CDS encoding SRPBCC family protein: MHSTDRIEKSLILRAPRERVWRAISDSEQFGTWFGVKFNGPFVAGARMHGKLVGTKVDEEVAAMQRSHAGVAFEFSIDRIEPMRLFSFRWHPNALDPAIDYSKEPTTLVTFELEEMADGTRLTITESGFDQIPLARRATAFARNEAGWSHQARLVEKYLALAA, encoded by the coding sequence ATGCACAGCACCGATCGGATCGAGAAAAGCTTGATTCTGCGCGCGCCGCGCGAGCGTGTGTGGCGCGCGATCAGCGATTCGGAGCAGTTCGGTACCTGGTTCGGCGTCAAGTTCAATGGCCCGTTCGTCGCGGGCGCGCGCATGCATGGGAAGCTCGTTGGAACCAAGGTCGATGAGGAAGTTGCGGCGATGCAGAGGTCGCATGCGGGCGTGGCCTTCGAGTTTTCAATCGATCGCATCGAGCCGATGCGGCTGTTTTCGTTCCGATGGCATCCGAACGCGCTCGATCCCGCGATCGACTACTCGAAAGAGCCGACCACGCTGGTCACCTTCGAACTCGAGGAGATGGCAGACGGCACCAGGCTCACCATCACCGAGTCTGGCTTCGATCAAATCCCGCTCGCGCGCCGCGCGACGGCGTTTGCGCGCAACGAAGCCGGATGGTCGCATCAGGCGAGGCTCGTCGAAAAATACCTCGCGCTCGCGGCTTGA
- a CDS encoding SDR family NAD(P)-dependent oxidoreductase: MERIDGKTAFITGGSRGIGLGIARAFAAEGAKLALVDVDEPSLTAARAELGKVTSVETFVLDVRDRAAYARVADEVESRLGPVSILCNNAGVAGSANVAHMTYELWDWVIGINLHGVINGIQTFVPRMIERKTAAHIVNTASGAGLVAVGSGYLYTTSKFAVVGLSESMRNELEPFGIGMSVLCPGPVATNIVQNTVAAQAALPGAGQRAMTTEQIETRNRALAVATSFLAGGVPPDEVGRMVLSGIKANRLHIITDNLVESAITARTKALLAAIPGNS; encoded by the coding sequence ATGGAACGGATCGATGGAAAGACAGCCTTTATAACCGGTGGCTCACGGGGTATCGGCCTTGGCATCGCCCGCGCGTTCGCGGCCGAGGGTGCGAAGCTCGCGCTGGTGGACGTCGACGAACCGTCCCTGACTGCGGCCCGTGCCGAACTCGGCAAAGTTACGTCCGTCGAAACGTTCGTGCTCGATGTCCGCGACCGTGCCGCATACGCGCGTGTCGCCGACGAGGTCGAATCGCGGCTCGGGCCGGTTTCGATTCTTTGCAACAACGCAGGCGTCGCGGGAAGCGCGAACGTTGCGCATATGACCTACGAGCTCTGGGACTGGGTCATCGGCATCAATCTGCACGGCGTCATCAATGGTATCCAGACCTTTGTGCCGCGGATGATCGAGCGCAAGACCGCGGCGCATATCGTCAATACAGCTTCGGGAGCGGGGCTGGTGGCAGTGGGGAGCGGCTATCTCTATACCACCTCGAAATTTGCCGTGGTCGGACTCTCGGAATCGATGCGCAACGAGCTGGAACCTTTCGGCATCGGGATGAGCGTGCTGTGCCCGGGCCCGGTTGCGACGAACATCGTTCAGAACACCGTCGCGGCTCAGGCTGCTTTGCCGGGTGCGGGGCAGCGAGCAATGACGACCGAGCAAATCGAAACCCGCAATAGAGCATTGGCCGTCGCGACGAGCTTCCTCGCGGGCGGCGTGCCGCCCGACGAAGTGGGCAGGATGGTGCTGTCGGGAATAAAGGCCAATCGCCTCCATATAATCACCGACAACCTCGTGGAGAGCGCGATTACGGCGCGGACCAAGGCCTTGCTCGCGGCGATCCCGGGCAACTCCTGA
- a CDS encoding phosphoribosylanthranilate isomerase: MVVQIYSMTSIADAIATADGGADLIGVVVSEPGVIEEAIDATLAREIHAAVRPRARGVALSLSDDREEICRIVDQVRPDFVHIAAREIDPEDCAWIRQRIAPVRVMRAIAVRTGETLSEARAHQECADYLMLDSGAKGASGETHDWSICRTVVEQSRIPVIIAGGLTAGNVAQAIAVVRPWGVDSFTHTDIPGQRGRKDPARVRAFVAAALRGFAAALES; this comes from the coding sequence ATGGTAGTTCAGATTTACAGCATGACCTCGATCGCTGACGCGATCGCGACGGCGGATGGCGGCGCGGATCTGATTGGCGTGGTCGTGAGCGAGCCTGGGGTGATTGAGGAAGCGATCGACGCGACGCTCGCCCGCGAGATTCACGCCGCCGTGCGTCCCCGTGCGCGCGGCGTCGCACTTTCGCTCTCCGACGATCGCGAGGAGATCTGTCGAATCGTCGATCAAGTACGCCCGGATTTCGTCCACATCGCGGCGCGCGAAATCGATCCCGAAGACTGCGCCTGGATTCGCCAGAGAATCGCTCCGGTGCGCGTGATGCGCGCGATCGCGGTGAGAACCGGCGAGACGCTGAGCGAAGCCCGCGCCCATCAGGAATGCGCTGACTACCTGATGCTGGACTCGGGCGCCAAGGGCGCGAGCGGTGAGACCCATGACTGGTCGATCTGCCGCACCGTAGTCGAACAGTCGCGAATCCCGGTGATCATCGCGGGCGGACTGACGGCGGGCAACGTCGCGCAGGCGATCGCCGTCGTGCGTCCATGGGGCGTCGATTCATTCACTCACACCGACATTCCCGGTCAGCGCGGCAGGAAGGATCCGGCGCGTGTGCGCGCATTCGTGGCCGCGGCGCTCAGAGGCTTTGCCGCGGCGCTGGAATCGTGA
- a CDS encoding phosphatase PAP2 family protein yields the protein MNSRKSVSAALTWLPVLLWIAWGAFAGGASADEHCLRSDSDHRAYYGDPAKIELSRILAPPPRSDSAAGRADLDGVLDVQRNLTPTEIQDARTDTCISVFRFADVMGTGFNYQSLPFAREFFARIFQDEDHELQIAKDYFKRRRPFVADRRVKLLVDQRPNFAYPSGHATFAYAVSIVLANMVPEKAQAIFERAASYSRNRIVAGVHYPADIEAGRISASVIDNQFFQDRKFESDYARARIEVRHALGMN from the coding sequence ATGAATAGTCGCAAATCCGTGTCGGCAGCGCTGACGTGGCTTCCGGTTCTGCTCTGGATCGCGTGGGGCGCTTTCGCTGGTGGTGCGTCTGCCGATGAGCACTGCTTACGGTCTGATTCCGATCACCGCGCCTACTATGGCGATCCAGCGAAGATCGAATTGAGCCGGATCCTTGCGCCGCCTCCGCGGTCCGATTCAGCGGCCGGACGTGCCGACCTGGACGGCGTTCTTGACGTGCAGCGTAATCTGACGCCGACCGAGATCCAGGACGCCAGGACCGACACTTGTATTTCAGTGTTTCGCTTCGCCGATGTGATGGGCACCGGGTTCAACTACCAATCGCTGCCATTCGCGCGCGAGTTTTTCGCCCGGATCTTCCAGGACGAAGACCACGAACTGCAGATCGCGAAGGATTACTTCAAACGCCGCCGGCCTTTCGTCGCGGATCGGCGCGTGAAGTTGCTGGTGGATCAGAGGCCGAACTTCGCCTATCCGAGCGGCCATGCGACGTTCGCCTATGCCGTCTCGATCGTATTGGCCAACATGGTGCCCGAGAAGGCGCAGGCGATTTTCGAGCGTGCCGCGAGCTATTCGAGGAATCGCATCGTGGCCGGCGTACATTATCCGGCCGATATCGAGGCGGGCCGGATTTCGGCTTCCGTAATCGACAATCAGTTCTTCCAGGACAGAAAGTTCGAGAGTGACTACGCTCGCGCGCGAATCGAGGTCCGGCATGCGCTCGGCATGAACTGA
- a CDS encoding pilus assembly protein TadG-related protein, giving the protein MKPQLRGQRGQVLMLILVAMVAIIGCVAISGDIGYLQYERAQMQTAADSAAIAASQELNYGDVVAAGQADAATNGFTNGQKGVTVTINNPPKSGPNTANDQYVEAIVAQPVSTFFLRALGFTSINVSARAVSAFGNSPNCMYITDPSAASAMLVNGNINIQSSCGILVDSSSSTGLLANGNITIDAQTIGVVGNYLANGNVSLTPTPRTGMIAAADPLAYVSAPTVGSCTHTNFTLNGNNGSHSSYYQLYPGVYCGGILLNGNTYANFNAGTYILAGGGMTVNGNAWLTGAGITFYNTTGTGGYQAITLNGNTQANFSAPTSGALAGILFFQDRSVSSSSPGSIINGNSSSTFDGALYFPTTQLTYNGNSSSSGYTIIVADKLLINGNSHMGNNYSSLADGSPIKAATLAE; this is encoded by the coding sequence ATGAAGCCACAACTCAGAGGCCAGCGCGGGCAAGTTCTGATGCTCATCCTGGTCGCCATGGTCGCGATCATCGGATGCGTCGCGATCAGCGGCGATATCGGTTACCTGCAATATGAAAGAGCCCAGATGCAAACGGCGGCCGACAGCGCCGCCATTGCCGCATCTCAGGAGTTGAACTATGGCGACGTAGTTGCCGCAGGTCAGGCCGACGCCGCAACCAACGGCTTCACCAACGGACAGAAGGGCGTTACCGTTACGATTAACAATCCGCCCAAGAGCGGCCCCAATACCGCCAACGACCAGTATGTCGAAGCGATCGTCGCGCAGCCGGTATCGACTTTTTTCCTCCGCGCGCTCGGTTTCACCTCGATCAATGTGTCGGCCCGGGCCGTTTCAGCGTTCGGAAACAGCCCCAACTGCATGTACATTACCGACCCGTCGGCGGCGAGCGCGATGCTCGTCAACGGGAACATAAATATCCAGAGCAGCTGCGGAATCCTGGTCGACTCGAGTAGTTCGACGGGCCTACTGGCTAATGGCAATATCACGATCGACGCACAGACTATTGGCGTTGTCGGCAATTATCTTGCCAATGGTAATGTTTCCCTGACGCCCACCCCCCGTACCGGGATGATCGCCGCAGCCGACCCCCTGGCTTACGTCTCGGCGCCGACCGTCGGCTCCTGTACTCACACTAATTTCACGCTGAATGGCAACAATGGCAGCCACTCCTCTTACTACCAGCTTTATCCCGGAGTTTACTGCGGCGGCATTCTTCTAAACGGAAATACTTACGCCAATTTCAACGCTGGCACATACATACTCGCCGGCGGCGGCATGACGGTCAACGGCAATGCCTGGCTCACCGGCGCCGGTATCACATTTTATAACACGACCGGTACCGGGGGATACCAGGCGATCACCTTGAACGGCAATACGCAGGCGAACTTCAGCGCGCCGACCTCCGGCGCGCTGGCGGGAATCCTGTTTTTTCAGGACCGATCAGTGAGCAGCTCCTCGCCAGGATCGATTATCAACGGCAATTCCAGCTCGACCTTTGACGGTGCGCTATATTTTCCCACGACGCAGCTAACCTACAACGGCAACAGTAGTTCGAGTGGCTACACGATCATTGTCGCCGACAAATTGCTTATCAACGGCAACTCCCACATGGGCAACAACTATTCGTCGCTCGCCGATGGTTCGCCAATCAAAGCTGCAACCTTGGCTGAGTGA
- a CDS encoding TadE/TadG family type IV pilus assembly protein, producing the protein MAAHGQSAVELSLSIPLLVLLLLAGVELGRIFYIQISVSNAARAAVQYGGQSITTANDNNGMQSAALADAPNITGLTATASHYCQCANGNSSTCLATDCAGSHRLLYVQVTTSALYTPMMNYPGLPGAMTLTGKAVIRVPQ; encoded by the coding sequence ATGGCCGCGCACGGTCAGAGCGCTGTCGAGCTTTCGCTTAGCATCCCGCTGCTGGTTCTGCTGCTGCTCGCCGGGGTCGAGCTGGGGCGTATCTTCTACATCCAAATCTCAGTCTCAAATGCCGCCCGGGCCGCGGTTCAGTACGGCGGACAAAGCATCACGACCGCCAATGACAATAATGGGATGCAGAGCGCGGCCTTGGCCGATGCTCCGAATATAACCGGACTGACAGCGACCGCATCGCACTACTGTCAATGCGCCAACGGGAACAGTTCAACCTGCCTCGCGACGGATTGCGCAGGAAGCCATCGGCTGCTCTACGTCCAGGTTACCACCAGCGCGCTCTACACTCCGATGATGAACTACCCGGGCCTGCCCGGCGCGATGACGCTCACGGGCAAGGCGGTAATCCGAGTCCCGCAGTGA
- a CDS encoding TadE family protein has protein sequence MKTQERRSGPKGGCGATAVEFALLATPCLMLIFAIVNFAVALYTYDFVCYTAQEAARYAIVNGATSPSPATAANIETYVDGLVVGVLNTNQLSVNTTWNPNNKPGSVVTVQVSYVYQPVASFVSSANITMTRTAAMVISQ, from the coding sequence ATGAAAACTCAAGAGCGCAGATCGGGGCCAAAAGGCGGATGCGGCGCGACGGCTGTGGAGTTCGCATTGCTCGCGACGCCTTGCCTCATGTTGATTTTCGCCATAGTCAATTTCGCCGTCGCGCTTTATACTTATGATTTCGTCTGCTACACGGCGCAGGAGGCTGCCCGCTACGCGATCGTCAATGGGGCGACCAGCCCCAGTCCGGCAACTGCGGCGAATATTGAAACCTATGTCGACGGGCTCGTGGTTGGAGTGCTGAATACCAATCAGTTGAGCGTAAATACCACCTGGAACCCGAACAACAAGCCCGGCAGCGTGGTCACGGTGCAAGTAAGCTATGTCTATCAGCCGGTAGCCTCTTTCGTATCGTCGGCAAACATTACCATGACGAGAACCGCGGCGATGGTCATCTCTCAATAG
- a CDS encoding HYR domain-containing protein: protein MPAPEAAAAGPGPSASDVNSPTAIATVGATASGTDVRSMGAGVRLTGVPVRRQVLAAVDVAPAAAETGAGDGGTLGGLPGAGASSVAVPSAVATGVQPSAVVTSLPSAVATSTTSACNTLTTAQVLALLGTGPVFVAPHPSGKIFFTSFNGNQVGFYDPGTMDFVTSPSDATGLPANSGPAGIALGPDGMFWVAEFGANGATAYRIDEFNFDATDTFELIQHPLPVGDTLTGPFDAALGPDGNMWITLSTAAGIQSVTAEAVFSAAVPALAQPADANPMPTGIVEGTDNALWFAETGVDKIARIDPVTDAITEYPVTACSAPSSLALGSDSNLWFTEPGTQKIAKMAMTGAQAGAVLQEYSLQSGAVPIGITSGPDCNIWFTEAVTDVVGSIDVGTGAVSESTALTAGADPAGLTLGADGNLYVAESGLDAIAQIVVTPAQGGSNQCAAPLFPAIASCQDGPVTIGTSPGKCTAIVSPSAIDSGSSDPTFSPAAAPSEAVAPAAAIPAGTSTEVALLVGPAARPSGAPGVSPAVPRPVSACHVAVTAKDEEKPKITCPPAQTVECGSPSGTAVMLGAPTATDNCGLQGAPSCAPAGASFGLGTTQVTCTATDTSNNVNSCQTSVTVQDTKPPVISSVAANPSALPPDGKTDPVAVVPTVADACDPMPPACTITGVTGGTASIGGPLTVSLVAQPVGLFPRTFTIAIKCVDEANNGSTSSVQVTVRSPLAQAILDLIAKVDKAF from the coding sequence ATGCCAGCGCCCGAGGCCGCTGCCGCCGGGCCGGGCCCGTCCGCGTCGGACGTAAACTCGCCGACTGCGATTGCCACTGTCGGCGCCACGGCGTCGGGTACCGACGTCCGTTCCATGGGAGCGGGGGTGAGGCTGACGGGCGTACCGGTTAGAAGGCAGGTCCTCGCCGCGGTCGACGTGGCTCCTGCCGCGGCTGAGACCGGAGCCGGCGACGGTGGAACGCTCGGCGGACTGCCGGGGGCCGGGGCCAGTTCGGTAGCAGTTCCGAGCGCGGTGGCGACGGGTGTCCAGCCGTCGGCAGTCGTAACCTCGCTTCCGAGCGCGGTCGCGACATCGACCACGTCAGCGTGCAATACGCTCACGACCGCGCAAGTACTGGCACTGCTTGGGACTGGACCGGTGTTCGTCGCGCCCCATCCGTCGGGCAAGATCTTCTTCACCAGCTTCAACGGCAACCAGGTCGGCTTCTACGATCCCGGGACGATGGACTTCGTGACTTCGCCGAGCGACGCCACGGGATTGCCCGCCAACAGCGGGCCGGCCGGCATCGCGCTCGGTCCCGACGGGATGTTCTGGGTGGCAGAATTTGGCGCCAACGGCGCGACTGCCTACCGGATCGATGAGTTCAATTTCGACGCCACCGATACCTTCGAGTTGATTCAGCATCCGCTGCCAGTTGGCGATACGCTGACCGGCCCGTTCGACGCCGCGCTTGGTCCCGACGGTAACATGTGGATTACTTTGTCCACCGCCGCCGGAATCCAGTCCGTGACCGCCGAGGCCGTTTTCTCCGCCGCCGTGCCGGCGCTCGCCCAGCCCGCAGACGCTAATCCGATGCCGACCGGGATCGTGGAGGGGACCGACAACGCGCTCTGGTTCGCCGAAACCGGCGTCGACAAGATCGCCCGAATCGACCCCGTGACTGACGCGATCACCGAATATCCGGTCACGGCGTGCAGCGCTCCCAGCAGCCTCGCCCTGGGTAGCGACAGCAACCTGTGGTTTACGGAGCCGGGCACTCAGAAGATCGCCAAGATGGCGATGACGGGGGCGCAGGCCGGTGCTGTGCTGCAGGAGTACTCGCTGCAGTCTGGCGCGGTACCGATCGGAATCACCTCAGGCCCGGATTGTAATATTTGGTTCACCGAGGCCGTGACCGACGTCGTCGGCAGTATCGATGTCGGCACGGGCGCGGTTAGCGAGTCGACGGCGCTGACGGCTGGCGCCGATCCGGCCGGCCTCACGCTTGGCGCCGACGGCAATCTGTACGTCGCCGAGTCCGGCTTGGATGCTATCGCCCAGATCGTTGTCACGCCTGCGCAGGGCGGGAGCAATCAGTGCGCAGCGCCCTTGTTCCCCGCGATTGCGAGCTGTCAGGACGGACCGGTGACGATCGGGACCTCGCCAGGAAAGTGCACCGCAATCGTGAGTCCGTCAGCGATTGACAGCGGCTCGTCGGATCCAACCTTCAGCCCGGCTGCCGCGCCATCAGAAGCCGTCGCGCCCGCGGCTGCGATTCCAGCGGGAACTTCCACCGAAGTTGCGTTGCTGGTCGGTCCCGCGGCTCGTCCATCGGGTGCACCAGGAGTATCGCCCGCGGTGCCGCGTCCGGTCTCGGCATGTCACGTGGCAGTAACGGCCAAGGATGAGGAAAAGCCGAAAATCACCTGCCCACCTGCGCAGACCGTAGAATGCGGCTCTCCGAGTGGCACTGCCGTCATGCTTGGCGCGCCAACCGCCACTGACAATTGCGGACTGCAAGGAGCGCCGTCGTGCGCCCCGGCCGGCGCGAGTTTTGGGCTCGGCACTACCCAGGTCACCTGCACCGCTACCGATACCTCGAACAACGTGAATAGCTGCCAGACCAGCGTGACGGTGCAGGATACGAAGCCGCCGGTTATCTCGAGTGTGGCGGCGAATCCCTCGGCGTTGCCTCCGGATGGAAAGACCGATCCCGTCGCAGTTGTGCCGACCGTTGCCGATGCCTGCGATCCGATGCCACCGGCATGTACTATCACCGGCGTGACGGGTGGCACGGCCTCGATAGGCGGTCCGCTTACCGTGTCGCTCGTCGCGCAGCCGGTCGGTCTCTTCCCGCGGACGTTCACGATCGCCATCAAATGTGTGGACGAGGCCAACAACGGCTCGACATCGAGCGTGCAGGTCACGGTGCGCAGCCCGCTGGCCCAGGCCATTCTGGATCTGATCGCGAAGGTAGACAAAGCGTTCTGA
- a CDS encoding metalloregulator ArsR/SmtB family transcription factor, whose protein sequence is MDVFEALADPTRREIIAMLAVSERNAGEIASRFDMAGPSVSRHLKVLRESGLITYRSEAQSRIYQLNAASLDQVQQWMQAQIDLCRERFDRLGAHLDRIKKREAKNAKDKRR, encoded by the coding sequence ATGGATGTCTTTGAGGCGTTGGCGGATCCCACTCGCCGCGAAATCATCGCCATGCTCGCCGTGAGCGAGCGCAATGCGGGCGAGATCGCCAGCCGTTTCGACATGGCGGGGCCGTCGGTGTCGCGGCATTTGAAAGTTCTCCGCGAGAGCGGGCTCATCACCTATCGCTCCGAAGCGCAGTCGCGAATCTACCAGCTCAACGCCGCGAGTTTGGATCAGGTGCAGCAATGGATGCAGGCGCAGATCGATCTCTGCCGCGAACGCTTCGACCGACTGGGTGCACATCTCGACCGAATAAAGAAAAGAGAGGCGAAAAATGCAAAAGATAAAAGACGCTGA